Within the Carassius gibelio isolate Cgi1373 ecotype wild population from Czech Republic chromosome B4, carGib1.2-hapl.c, whole genome shotgun sequence genome, the region GGGgtaaaaaacagagaaaattgTAGTGTTTTGTATCATTACCAGGCTTTCAGCTGTGAGTTCAGGCATTTCATGAACCACACAATGAGGGAAATCCAGGGCACAAATGCTGCCATCAGAAAAGATGATATGTTTAAAAGACTTACTGACACAGAAGCTGGTTTGAATTAACATATATACAAATGTCTACCTGTTTTTGGCACTGATGTAAGACATGATGTTCTGGTTGAAGAATTTGAGGATGAGTGGGATGCAGTTGGCGAACACCAGGTGCTGAGCCACATATTCAAACTGTCCAAAACACAAAAGACATCATGTTCCTTTATAAAGCACTCCTCCTTCTAAATCTCCAGAATTTGAACAATATCAAATTTTATTCTAAGGAGGAATAGCCTTTTAAATCCAGTGGTGTAGGAAGTCAGTTTTGCCCATAATATCTATAATTAACTGCAAACTTCCATCTATATCTGATGAGTTGAAGCTTTCATTAGGCTTTAATTTGCAAGACATTCATCATTTTTCTCAGTTTAGACTAAAATGCATACTGAAGAGTGATTGGTTTCCAGTTCCTCTTCATTTATCATGACTTTAGACGTCAATGAGCAAactcattaaaaatgttaaagcaaTGTTCACGCTCGTTCTTGTGATTGAGTGATTGAATGAGTAATTGAAATAAACAAAGAGGGAAACTTTGGTAACTGATTATTCAGTTAATTATTGTGAACCTTTTCACAATGATTGTGAACTCAATCATTAATTCAGTGAACCTTTAAGTCAAGTGTGAGAAAgggtaaaatgaatataaatgtgttaTAAAACTGTTCCCACTGCAGTGCTTTTTATCTCCACCAATAGAGGGCGCCACGTTCATTTTTCAGAATTTGTCACGCGCATCACACACGATTAGTCTGAACTGTGCTGACAAGATGAAGCACATCAAGCTTTAGAACATTTTGTTCTCGTCCTCtgctaatatttttaaataaattgatgtAGGAGGAGAAAAAACTCAGATTTTTTTAGCATATGAAGCAAGGCCACAAATTGCAAACATATTAAGTTTTGCTACAATGTTATGTTTGTATTTAAACAAAGTCATTacctaaataaatatgtataaaatttcCAATGCATAATTCTAAACAAAGCAAGGTTTGTCAAAAGGGTTTTAAAGAATGGATATCTAATTTTTATCACTTCATAAATCAGAaaaaagaattgttttttttaccatgtttttgggaatataaaatcatattcaaataagtttttacaaaacaaaaccgatatatttatgtataaattaaaCATCATAACCTGTAAAACTGATCATAtcaatttgattatattttaaatgttaaaaacctTTTGATGACAAATGGGTAAAACCTAGTGATTTGATGGATAGTgaaacagattaatatatatatatatattttttaattaaaattaatcagTATTTGGGGGCTTCAGTGTGGTgctttaaatagttaaaaaatatgcctgacaaggtcatctgtataaaaaaaaaataaaaaaattaaaaaaagatagttattttctgttctcagaaaaatcacattaaaaagtACACATTCTAATGTAATGAAAAAATGTAAGCTGCATTAAGCCGTTAAATTGATGCTTGAACCCCTATTTGTCTTTGACCCATAAatcttcaaaatataaataagaaataaaaactatttgGTGAATGTAAGCACTTCTGAAGTAGAGATTTCTGGCTCACTGCATGAGTCCAGCTGTAGAAAGTAGTCTCTAAACCCCCATCTGAAATatgaaagatttattttttattttactttttttaatgcatttagagTATGCATTTTTAGTTTAAGTGCTTGCCTCATCGTAGTCTCTCCCtggctctctctctttcattgtcTGCTGATGAATGGTGCTTTGACAGTGAGACAGCAAAAAGAGAGCCTGACCTGGTATATGTGGTTGAGTTTGAAGTGTTTGAGGAGCAGTAGCAGGAGAGCAGAAATCGCTTTGACGATAATCTCCTTGTGTCTGTTCACATCAATGCCCAGCTTCATGCTCTGGAGGACGGTGATTCTGTTTCCAAAACACACACGGGAAATGTTTGCTGTGCGTCTAAAACAAAGCGCACTGATCTTTTCATGCACCATGCACACATCGCATGCAGAGTCTCTGCTGTATAAGACTTACGGCATCTCCTCCGGCAGAACGTCGGCTAGGATGTTGATAGAGTCTGTCTTTGCTTTGGAGGTTGGTGCTGCAGCCAGAAGGAGCTTCAGTAGAGCAATCTATAAAGAGATTGACATTAGTGTAACATTCCTACCAGGTTTGTCTGAAGAGATGCATGCATTAACCACTACACCATTAAGCATTAGCATTTAGAACTAAGGCAACCACGGATTACAATgggaagtaaaaaaataaaactaagatATATTTCTCAAGTTAAGGTGAATGATTACATTAGGAATTGCAAACATTTCTCgttttttttattacaggtttaaatatgcaaatgagccaCTGTCTAATTAAATATGTGCACTGATTTGCATAGATTTCCAGAACAGGAATCAAAGTCAAAGATTTTCACAGAGGGGATTTTGTATATCTCTTTTATCATTACATAAAGCAGAAaaagtttttataatattttgaatcagttttactttttatactttccattttattttaatttgttgtggcatttttagtagttttatttgaaatatgtgaaatatatgaaattgtttttattcatttttattccagttttagtTTTAGAATGTTGCTTTggatacaaaatatatataaatatatagatatatttaaatatatattaattaaataatttcagtttatgtttattttattcaagtaatgaaaaaatattttatggttttaatttttgtttcagttttaggtaattataataaccctggggaaaaaaaatatatatatattcaccatGTTTATCTGGAATAAATATGTGAGAAAtcagcctttaaaatataatagtaatagtaattaaaaataaaaaaagtgcaataaaataaacacttaaaattgtattttggatgttttattGGCACTAATCTAAAACAACACATTATGAAACGCCAAATAGGCTCCAAATAGTGTTTGCTGTGAAATATTAccaaaaatgcaaatgtttttattCCCAAGTATCTGGGTGTGTAAAAAGACGAAGTGAAGGAGACACTTACTACATACTGAGAGAGACTAGGCAACATTCCCAAATATAGAATCTCTGCAGGTGTTTCTTTCACCGCCTCTTCCCCCTGACCAATCAAAAGAGGTGATTCTGACTGACAGCTCAATGGACCAATAATAAATGCAAAAGAACAGCAAAGTTGAGTCACTTACCATAGTCATGGGACACTGCTGCAGCTCCTCCTCTCTCTTGATCTGGACCTCCGCTATGGAGACATACTTGTGCTTGAGAGAGaaggggtgagagagagagagaattgccTTGGTGACTGAGGACAGATATCTaaactgtgattggctgaaagagCCCCAATAGAGCATGCATTAGAACACTGGATTCACGTCAGTGCATATCTGTGGCACAACAGCTGCCAATTCATATATACAGTAATCAACGTACTGTTTCAATAAAAGGGCAAAATATTTGAAGCAGGTGAGAATTCTTTAGCATTTAGTATTCATGCATATgatgtttgaatattttatttttttactcctcCAGCTGTGTAGAAGAATACTGGAATAGTAGAAAACTAAAATGTTTCCATGCTTACCTGTTTCAAAGTCTTCACACTCTCATGAATGGGCCTGGGTAACCCAACCAAAGTATCGATGTCACtgtaaaacaacattaaaaaagaaagaatatacaGTGTGAACCAGAATTCTGAGTATGCTAAATTAATGATGATGAAGGTGACCTTTATTATCATTTCTCACAGATTCAGAACCTGGGAGGACTGATCAGACACTCACTTTCCCAAGGTGAAGCCGATAAATTTATTTCTGCTGGTCTCCAGAAAGTGCTCGATGTCTTTCTCTCTGTGGGAGAAAGAAGACAGGAATTGACTACATGAGGAGTTGCAATGGGATTCTTTTAGAATCTTCTCGGTTTAGGATTTGATTGCTATCAACAGACAGCTGcttgaactttattttttataaatccagGTATGTGCATGGAAAATTGGGCACGCATATTTCTAAACCCATTTTGTGCATATGCATCATTTATAAATGAGACTCCAGATCTCTGAAACAAGTCCAAATAGCACAGTTTATGGCCATTACATTTGATGACGACCTTGTACACTACCTGACTTTGGGAGCCCACGGCAGTCCCCTGGGAAAGGACACTCTCTCGGTTGGGGGCCGCAGTTGTGGCGGCGGAGGCGGTTGGATAATAACATCTCTGTCGAGAGGGTCGACCTCTCCCTCAATGCCACTGTCCACGTCCTCTGGGTCATCTTCCTCATCCCGCGTATCATCATTTTTGAAAGGGTCCCGTTCGTTGTAAGTATCCAGACTGTCCTGTTTGACCAGTGGCTATAAGAGAGAGAGTAAGAGTTTAAGACCAAGATGCAAATGGACCCTGATATTGAGTCTCATTAGAAGGCCCAAATTCATAATTAAAGGGgcagctcacccaaaaattaacaatcattatttattcacccttatgctgttccaaacctatatgttGACTGTTGACTTCAACAGTATGAAAAAATATTATGGCTACTGTTTGGTAACcagctttcttcaaaatatcttcttatgtgttcaacaggaaaaaataaatacatagaggtttggaacaacttgaggatgagtaaatccaAATTTTAGGTGTACTATTTTAAAACATCATTCATAAGGTGTGAATGAAGTTTGGTTTCATTCCATTAtctattttttagttttagtttttttgacatttttttgaaCTAACCAAATTGAAAAGACTCGTATCAGGTCGTAAAAATACAAGACTCATATCAGGGGTTTTTCCGCAGGTTCTTCTGGGATTTTAGCCTTCAGATTACATTCCCCATCCATTGCTCACAAACTTACCGTTCCATAAACCTGCAAATGATAAGTCTCACAAAAACAGGGACTGATTCGGTTCAACAAACGCACAAAAAGCAAGTTCTTCACATCTCTAGTGTTGTGCAAACGCATGAATGGCAAGATTCAGAGCAAGCATCAGGCATGAGGTGCATTAGTGGAGCGTCATCGTTGGTTCCAGTGCAGTCAATGTATGAGTGTGTCTGTGGGCGGTCCTAAAGGCCATGAGCAGAGCTGTGATTGGTTGCCTATGAGAAGCAGCCATTCTGCTAGCTAGTGGGAGCCGGAGTGTGTCTATGTGGATCTCGTTGATCGAGAATATGTGGAAAGATGTGCAAATGGAAAGACAGAGAGTCTTGCTAATATCCATGGCCAACTGCATCTCTCAGAACCCTTCCCCAAATCAAGTTAAGGAAAAACTAATTGCTGTGAAGGAAAAGAGAGTGGAGGAGTGCAAGGCCAGCCCACAACAAAGAGAATGCACAAAAGGGGTTTGGGGTAAAGACCTGTTTCTTGGCATACGGACTGTCTCCTTCCAAGCTATCAACAAAGGCACTCTGTAGGGACACAAGGAAGAGACGGGAATGAGCCGACAGGACAACGAAAACCCAGAGAGAAAAGGGCAGAAAAGAGGGAGAGATGAGGAGAAAGAGTTACAGAAAAACTTACAGAGACAGGAAGGAGAAAGGTCAAAAACTGTGAAACCTGCTGTGACTTGTCCACGATGTTGTAACAAATTGAatgatttatttcaagatgcaggGCTGTGTAATCGGTAGCACAGATCagactttttgtgtgttttataattCATATACTGATTGTATAGGTTCAGACgcatgagagagtgtgtgttctcTATGCTAGTGCGTGTGTGCTTCTCGTACCCGGCGACTCCTGCGTCCTctcttctgctgctgctgttgctcgATGAGCTCCATGGCCGAGGCTGGAGGAGAAGCCGCCCGCATGTGTCGCACCACCTTAATGCTGTCCTCAGGGAGCGGCGACAGGTTCAACTGCTCTCTCATTCTCACCTTCAGCTCCTGCAGCTCCTCGAAACCTCCCAGAGTGAACTGAGGAGCACAAACACGCCGAAATCAATGGACGGAGCACTACAGGCACAGAAACAGCTCTGATGTTGACTAGAGCTGAGAGTTATAAGAACAGTGTTCATATTctgaaaaatctaaaaatgtctctctttatctggtgaaatagaatagaataatcaGAAATTATTCTATGGAATGTAGCATAATGAAAGAAAATAGAACAGAATAAAATCTTCAGTCAATCCAGATTAGAATACAAATTTGAGCtctgaaggctgcatttatttaaatgaaaatccaATTAAAACggctaaattgtgaaatatttttacaatttaaaataactgtttctattttaatatatttaaaacatgtaatttagtcctgtgatctcaaagctgaattttcagcatcattaccgtATTCAATGTCACGTGagcctccagaaatcattctaacacgCAGGTTtcttgctcaaaaaacatttttattgttttcaaagttgaaaaaaaaatgttgtctgcTTAATATTTGGTGGAAACTGATATCTCTGTAGGATTCTGCATTGATTTGAAATAGTAgaaacattatacatgtctttactgtcacttgtgtTCAACTAAATGCATCCTTGTTGGATTAAAAGGTTTTAATATCCTTAGAAAatacatcttactgaccccacactTTTTAACAGGAgtatatgtaatataatgttaTGTAATGCTATCTGAGGAACAGAATAAACTAgatctataaaacaaaacagtatCAAAATGATTTCTCTAAAATGGAGCATATGAGCAGTGATTGTGATGTGTGTGTATTGAGACTGACCAGTATGGTCTTCCACAGTAAGAGCAGCACTTTCTTCATGGGGAAATGGGGCGCATTCATGCAGCAGAACTTGGTTACCATGGTGAAGAGGAGGAGGGCAAAGGGCTCTCCGTTATAAAGGGGTGAACCTGAGAGGAGGAGGAAGGTTAATCACTGCGCCATAGAGAAGGTCAACAGCCAAccactgcatacacacacacacactgtatatctgTAAGACTAAAGGACACAGCGTTCTCAACCAGTCTTTCTCACCCAACTCGGTTCTGAAGGCCTCTCTGGCTGCCTTCCTCTCAGGACTGTCACCCTCCGTTTCCACTCGAATGGTCTCAACCATCAGATACATGATGCTCAGAAGAACCCTTCAGAACACGATGCAAACGCCTTTACTTTCAGTCGGAGTTattgagtgtaagtgtgtgtgttagtatgAGAGTGAGTCTTTGTGTATTGTAACCAAAGGCAAGTATTATCCTTCTAAAATCAGCTAATGCAGCAGCAGCATTACTCCTTACAGGAAGACAACATTCATACATATGTATTGTGCATTGACGCAAAGCACTCAAAGACATGAAAGCTCTGTGTCAGCCCAGGGTTCCTCCACTCTcattttaatgtaaatctgagAAGTGGATTGCGGGTTGGATGAAGTCTAATGatgtgagagtaaaaaaaaaaaagtcccagtGGGCATCTTACCTGAGTTCAGTGCTGTCAGCCAGAGAAATGGCTGGTTTTCTGACTGCGCTGCTGCACGCCTGGTTATTACTGGAGAAAAAGGGAAAGATAATAAATCAAGATATAAGAGAACATCCTTACGTTACCTAAGACCACGCTTAATACAGTTAACCAAAACtaacaataaatgttaaa harbors:
- the LOC127956832 gene encoding striatin-interacting protein 1 homolog isoform X2; protein product: MQQQTDDMEVPLLNDSNSNRQKSQAQERDGFSHQQKDSEGSMESPNLEFEYGDMDNFTVELSELYSYTEEPEFSLNRDYFEEDFKNHVKGRRWMELSMEEQRVYVMRLLDALEVTDRDKRLKVARAILYLAQGVFDECDTEADVLYWSRHNVFLLYDMGIFTALLELLSMEIDNNQACSSAVRKPAISLADSTELRVLLSIMYLMVETIRVETEGDSPERKAAREAFRTELGSPLYNGEPFALLLFTMVTKFCCMNAPHFPMKKVLLLLWKTILFTLGGFEELQELKVRMREQLNLSPLPEDSIKVVRHMRAASPPASAMELIEQQQQQKRGRRSRRPLVKQDSLDTYNERDPFKNDDTRDEEDDPEDVDSGIEGEVDPLDRDVIIQPPPPPQLRPPTERVSFPRGLPWAPKVREKDIEHFLETSRNKFIGFTLGNDIDTLVGLPRPIHESVKTLKQHKYVSIAEVQIKREEELQQCPMTMGEEAVKETPAEILYLGMLPSLSQYVIALLKLLLAAAPTSKAKTDSINILADVLPEEMPITVLQSMKLGIDVNRHKEIIVKAISALLLLLLKHFKLNHIYQFEYVAQHLVFANCIPLILKFFNQNIMSYISAKNSICALDFPHCVVHEMPELTAESLEAGDSNQFCWRNLFSCINLLRILNKITKWKHSRTMMLVVFKSAPILKRALKVKQAMMQLYVLKLLKIQTKYLGRQWRKSNMKTMSAIYQKVRHRLNDDWAYGNDIDARPWDFQAEECALRESIEKFNARRYDKNQNSEFTPVDNCLQSVLGQRVDLPEDFHYSYEMWLEREVFSQPIQWEGLLQAQ
- the LOC127956832 gene encoding striatin-interacting protein 1 homolog isoform X1 gives rise to the protein MQQQTDDMEVPLLNDSNSNRQKSQAQERDGFSHQQKDSEGSMESPNLEFEYGDMDNFTVELSELYSYTEEPEFSLNRDYFEEDFKNHVKGRRWMELSMEEQRVYVMRLLDALEVTDRDKRLKVARAILYLAQGVFDECDTEADVLYWSRHNVFLLYDMGIFTALLELLSMEIDNNQACSSAVRKPAISLADSTELRVLLSIMYLMVETIRVETEGDSPERKAAREAFRTELGSPLYNGEPFALLLFTMVTKFCCMNAPHFPMKKVLLLLWKTILFTLGGFEELQELKVRMREQLNLSPLPEDSIKVVRHMRAASPPASAMELIEQQQQQKRGRRSRRSAFVDSLEGDSPYAKKQPLVKQDSLDTYNERDPFKNDDTRDEEDDPEDVDSGIEGEVDPLDRDVIIQPPPPPQLRPPTERVSFPRGLPWAPKVREKDIEHFLETSRNKFIGFTLGNDIDTLVGLPRPIHESVKTLKQHKYVSIAEVQIKREEELQQCPMTMGEEAVKETPAEILYLGMLPSLSQYVIALLKLLLAAAPTSKAKTDSINILADVLPEEMPITVLQSMKLGIDVNRHKEIIVKAISALLLLLLKHFKLNHIYQFEYVAQHLVFANCIPLILKFFNQNIMSYISAKNSICALDFPHCVVHEMPELTAESLEAGDSNQFCWRNLFSCINLLRILNKITKWKHSRTMMLVVFKSAPILKRALKVKQAMMQLYVLKLLKIQTKYLGRQWRKSNMKTMSAIYQKVRHRLNDDWAYGNDIDARPWDFQAEECALRESIEKFNARRYDKNQNSEFTPVDNCLQSVLGQRVDLPEDFHYSYEMWLEREVFSQPIQWEGLLQAQ
- the LOC127956832 gene encoding striatin-interacting protein 1 homolog isoform X3 translates to MQQQTDDMEGSMESPNLEFEYGDMDNFTVELSELYSYTEEPEFSLNRDYFEEDFKNHVKGRRWMELSMEEQRVYVMRLLDALEVTDRDKRLKVARAILYLAQGVFDECDTEADVLYWSRHNVFLLYDMGIFTALLELLSMEIDNNQACSSAVRKPAISLADSTELRVLLSIMYLMVETIRVETEGDSPERKAAREAFRTELGSPLYNGEPFALLLFTMVTKFCCMNAPHFPMKKVLLLLWKTILFTLGGFEELQELKVRMREQLNLSPLPEDSIKVVRHMRAASPPASAMELIEQQQQQKRGRRSRRSAFVDSLEGDSPYAKKQPLVKQDSLDTYNERDPFKNDDTRDEEDDPEDVDSGIEGEVDPLDRDVIIQPPPPPQLRPPTERVSFPRGLPWAPKVREKDIEHFLETSRNKFIGFTLGNDIDTLVGLPRPIHESVKTLKQHKYVSIAEVQIKREEELQQCPMTMGEEAVKETPAEILYLGMLPSLSQYVIALLKLLLAAAPTSKAKTDSINILADVLPEEMPITVLQSMKLGIDVNRHKEIIVKAISALLLLLLKHFKLNHIYQFEYVAQHLVFANCIPLILKFFNQNIMSYISAKNSICALDFPHCVVHEMPELTAESLEAGDSNQFCWRNLFSCINLLRILNKITKWKHSRTMMLVVFKSAPILKRALKVKQAMMQLYVLKLLKIQTKYLGRQWRKSNMKTMSAIYQKVRHRLNDDWAYGNDIDARPWDFQAEECALRESIEKFNARRYDKNQNSEFTPVDNCLQSVLGQRVDLPEDFHYSYEMWLEREVFSQPIQWEGLLQAQ
- the LOC127956832 gene encoding striatin-interacting protein 1 homolog isoform X4 codes for the protein MQQQTDDMEGSMESPNLEFEYGDMDNFTVELSELYSYTEEPEFSLNRDYFEEDFKNHVKGRRWMELSMEEQRVYVMRLLDALEVTDRDKRLKVARAILYLAQGVFDECDTEADVLYWSRHNVFLLYDMGIFTALLELLSMEIDNNQACSSAVRKPAISLADSTELRVLLSIMYLMVETIRVETEGDSPERKAAREAFRTELGSPLYNGEPFALLLFTMVTKFCCMNAPHFPMKKVLLLLWKTILFTLGGFEELQELKVRMREQLNLSPLPEDSIKVVRHMRAASPPASAMELIEQQQQQKRGRRSRRPLVKQDSLDTYNERDPFKNDDTRDEEDDPEDVDSGIEGEVDPLDRDVIIQPPPPPQLRPPTERVSFPRGLPWAPKVREKDIEHFLETSRNKFIGFTLGNDIDTLVGLPRPIHESVKTLKQHKYVSIAEVQIKREEELQQCPMTMGEEAVKETPAEILYLGMLPSLSQYVIALLKLLLAAAPTSKAKTDSINILADVLPEEMPITVLQSMKLGIDVNRHKEIIVKAISALLLLLLKHFKLNHIYQFEYVAQHLVFANCIPLILKFFNQNIMSYISAKNSICALDFPHCVVHEMPELTAESLEAGDSNQFCWRNLFSCINLLRILNKITKWKHSRTMMLVVFKSAPILKRALKVKQAMMQLYVLKLLKIQTKYLGRQWRKSNMKTMSAIYQKVRHRLNDDWAYGNDIDARPWDFQAEECALRESIEKFNARRYDKNQNSEFTPVDNCLQSVLGQRVDLPEDFHYSYEMWLEREVFSQPIQWEGLLQAQ